A genomic stretch from Microcebus murinus isolate Inina chromosome 19, M.murinus_Inina_mat1.0, whole genome shotgun sequence includes:
- the CHML gene encoding rab proteins geranylgeranyltransferase component A 2: MADSLPTEFDVVIIGTGLPESILAAACSRSGQRVLHIDSRSYYGGNWASFSFSGLLSWLKEYQQNSDVGEESTAAWQELIHETEEAIPLRKKDETIQHTEVFCYASQDVEDNVKEIGALQKSPSSVASSTFTEFLDSASLPEEKHSSYFTGLEMPAKHPQKSDEEIALEVTDVEESLEEGKDCGAKSCIHTISEEDKDENKPIVEDNTDQPKKNRITYSQIVKEGRRFNIDLVSKLLYSQGLLIDLLIKSNVSRYAEFKNVTRILAFREGKVEQVPCSRADVFNSKELTMVEKRMLMKFLTFCLDYEHHPDEYEAFKQCSFSEYLKTKKLTPNLQHFVLHSIAMTSESSCTTVDGLKATKNFLQCLGRFGNTPFLFPLYGQGEIPQCFCRMCAVFGGIYCLRHKVQCFVVDKESGRCKAIIDHFGQRINAKYFIVEDSYLSEDTCSNVQYKQISRAVLITDQSVLKTDSDQQISILIVPPAEPGTCAVRVTELCSSTMTCMKDTYLVHLTCSSSKTAREDLESVVKKLFTPYAEAEIDKEELTKPRVLWALYFNMRDSSGISRSSYDGLPSNVYVCSGPDGGLGNEHAVKQAETLFREIFPNEEFCPPPPNPEDIIFEGDDKQSDTPGTNNLIMAKLESSEESKNQESPEKHLQN; the protein is encoded by the coding sequence ATGGCGGACAGTCTACCCACAGAGTTTGATGTGGTTATAATAGGGACAGGTTTGCCTGAATCCATCCTTGCAGCTGCATGTTCAAGAAGTGGTCAGAGGGTTCTGCATATTGACTCAAGAAGTTACTATGGAGGAAACTGGGCTAGTTTCAGCTTTTCAGGATTGCTATCCTGGTTGAAGGAGTATCAGCAAAACAGTGATGTTGGGGAAGAAAGTACTGCTGCGTGGCAAGAACTGATCCACGAAACAGAAGAAGCCATCCCTCTTCGCAAGAAGGATGAAACCATTCAACACACAGAAGTTTTTTGTTATGCCAGTCAGGATGTGGAGGACAATGTTAAAGAGATTGGTGCTCTGCAGAAAAGTCCTTCCTCAGTGGCATCTAGTACCTTCACTGAATTTCTGGATTCTGCATCCTTACCTGAAGAAAAGCACTCATCATATTTTACTGGCCTCGAAATGCCTGCCAAGCACCCTCAGAAAAGTGATGAAGAGATTGCACTAGAAGTAACTGATGTAGAGGAATCgctggaggaaggaaaggactGCGGAGCTAAAAGTTGTATACATACTATTTCAGAGGaagataaagatgaaaacaaaccTATAGTAGAAGATAACACTGATCAGCCAAAGAAAAATAGGATTACTTACTCTCAAATAGTTAAAGAAGGCCGGAGGTTTAACATTGATTTGGTATCAAAGCTGCTATATTCTCAAGGATTGCTAATTGATCTTTTAATCAAGTCAAATGTTAGTCGTTatgcagaatttaaaaatgtcactAGGATTCTTGCATTTCGGGAAGGAAAGGTAGAACAGGTGCCTTGTTCCAGAGCAGACGTCTTTAATAGCAAGGAACTCACAATGGTAGAAAAGAGGATGCTAATGAAATTTCTCACATTTTGTTTAGACTATGAACACCATCCTGATGAATATGAAGCTTTCAAGCAATGTTCATTTTCAGAgtacttaaaaactaaaaaattaactcctaacctccagcatTTTGTACTGCACTCAATTGCAATGACATCAGAATCATCTTGCACTACAGTTGATGGCCTTAAAGCAACAAAAAACTTCCTTCAGTGTCTTGGACGGTTTGGTAACactccctttttatttcctttatatggCCAAGGAGAAATTCCCCAGTGTTTCTGCAGGATGTGTGCAGTTTTTGGTGGAATTTATTGTCTTCGCCATAAAGTACAATGTTTTGTAGTTGACAAAGAATCTGGAAGATGTAAAGCAATCATAGATCACTTTGGTCAaagaataaatgctaaatattttattgtagagGATAGTTACCTTTCTGAGGACACCTGCTCAAATGTGCAATATAAGCAGATCTCTAGGGCAGTGCTCATTACAGATCAGTCTGTGCTAAAAACAGATTCAGATCAGCAGATTTCCATTTTGATAGTGCCTCCAGCAGAACCAGGAACTTGTGCCGTTCGGGTCACAGAATTATGTTCTTCAACCATGACATGCATGAAAGACACTTACCTGGTACATCTGACATGTTCCTCTTCTAAAACAGCAAGAGAAGACTTAGAATCAGTGGTGAAGAAATTATTCACACCCTATGCTGAAGCAGAAATAGACAAGGAAGAACTTACAAAACCAAGAGTCTTGTGGgctctttattttaatatgagaGATTCCTCAGGAATCAGCCGAAGCTCATATGACGGTTTACCTTCCAATGTTTATGTCTGCTCTGGGCCTGATGGTGGCCTGGGAAACGAGCATGCAGTTAAGCAAGCCGAAACACTTTTCCGGGAGATCTTTCCAAACGAAGAGTTCTGCCCCCCACCTCCAAATCCAGAGGACATTATCTTTGAAGGTGATGATAAGCAATCAGACACTCCTGGAACCAATAATCTAATAATGGCCAAGCTAGAATCCTCCGAGGAAAGCAAAAACCAAGAAAGCCCAGAGAAGCAccttcaaaattag
- the OPN3 gene encoding opsin-3 isoform X3 — MYSGNRSGGQGFWEGGGAAGAEGPAPAGTLSPAPLFSPGTYERLALLLGSIGLLGVGNNLLVLVLYYKFPRLRTPTHLLLVNISLSDLLVSLFGVTFTFVSCLRNGWVWDTVGCVWDGFSSSLFGDRHQTLYVVGWRTVYPQSLMWL; from the exons ATGTACTCGGGGAACCGCAGCGGCGGCCAGGGGTTCTGGGAGGGCGGCGGGGCCGCGGGCGCTGAGGGGCCGGCGCCGGCGGGGACGCTGAGCCCGGCGCCGCTGTTCAGCCCGGGCACCTACGAGCGCCTGGCGCTGCTGCTCGGCTCCATCGGGCTGCTGGGCGTCGGCAACAACCTGCTGGTGCTCGTCCTCTACTACAAGTTCCCGCGGCTCCgcacccccacccacctcctcctggTCAACATCAGCCTCAGCGACCTGCTGGTGTCCCTCTTCGGGGTCACGTTTACCTTCGTGTCCTGCCTGAGGAACGGCTGGGTGTGGGACACCGTGGGCTGCGTGTGGGACGGGTTTAGCAGCAGCCTTTTCGGTGA TCGTCACCAGACGCTTTACGTCGTAGGATGGCGGACAGTCTACCCACAGAGTTTGATGTGGTTATAA
- the OPN3 gene encoding opsin-3 isoform X2 translates to MYSGNRSGGQGFWEGGGAAGAEGPAPAGTLSPAPLFSPGTYERLALLLGSIGLLGVGNNLLVLVLYYKFPRLRTPTHLLLVNISLSDLLVSLFGVTFTFVSCLRNGWVWDTVGCVWDGFSSSLFEKSSSHKCIYDAF, encoded by the exons ATGTACTCGGGGAACCGCAGCGGCGGCCAGGGGTTCTGGGAGGGCGGCGGGGCCGCGGGCGCTGAGGGGCCGGCGCCGGCGGGGACGCTGAGCCCGGCGCCGCTGTTCAGCCCGGGCACCTACGAGCGCCTGGCGCTGCTGCTCGGCTCCATCGGGCTGCTGGGCGTCGGCAACAACCTGCTGGTGCTCGTCCTCTACTACAAGTTCCCGCGGCTCCgcacccccacccacctcctcctggTCAACATCAGCCTCAGCGACCTGCTGGTGTCCCTCTTCGGGGTCACGTTTACCTTCGTGTCCTGCCTGAGGAACGGCTGGGTGTGGGACACCGTGGGCTGCGTGTGGGACGGGTTTAGCAGCAGCCTTTTCG agaAGAGTTCCAGTCACAAATGCATATATGATGCATTTTGA